CCCCATGAACCCGATGCGTGGGCGCCCACGGACGTGTCCTATCGTCAGCGGGATAGCCCGGCTCGGTTTGACGAAGTTCCTGCTCATGGCGGAACCGTTCAATCCATCGCGCCTGAGACTCTTCCACTCGTCTGATGGCCGCATCCTGCTGTTTCCGCGGGGATGTGCTCAAGCCCGGGAACAAAGACCCCGTTCAGAGAATCATCCGGAGGCATCTTGGCACCACAGGCGGAGCACGACTCATTATCGCCAGACCAGGCGTCACTCACTCCGCACTGGAATTCCACACCCGGGATTCGCACTCGTTCGTCCCTTCCCAGCGGTACCTCTCCGGACCTTGCCATTGCTCCCCATGGAAACCTGTTCCCGCATCAGTCAATGCCGCCCCTTCCCTTCAAGATTTGCGTCTCGACGACATCCAACTCCAGTGCCGGGAGGCGAAGAAAGACCTTCTCGACAATGAAGCGACGTTCTCGCACTTTCAACACGGTCCAACGGACGCCCTCCACCTCCATCGCAGGGTAGTGCCCCTCGTCGATACTCGCACCCTGTTCGCTTGCAACCTGCTCAGAGAGGCCGCCCCGCTCCATCATGACACCGCGGCGAAAGTGACAGTGAAAGACCCGGACAGCCGCCTCGAAATCCGAACTGAATACTCGGTGGAGATCGATCCCCTTCTCTACGCAGAAAAGCGACAAGTCGCGCTCGGTCTGGAACAGGAACTCTCCCTGACCCGACAGCTTGAAATATCGAGCAATCAGCCGCTCCGGATCACCGTAGGGGCGGACACGATCCTCTACGTCTATGCAATACGAGAGCGCCCATCCATCCCAGCAAACCCGTGCAATTTCATCGGTCCTGATCTTCATGATGCCGTCTCTCAGTCAAGGTCCTCTCCGCATCAAGCAACACGTCGAGCAGCGGTGGGTCCCAGCTTTACGTCCACGGCGCCTTTTACTCCGCAACCCACCGCATTGACCGTTCCAGCTCGCAGGTCTCGAAATAGCGACGCATCGCCAGGAGAGCCTGATCAACTCCCACGCACAGGTTCTTGGCGAAGATGCCTTCCTGTCCCCCAATCGTCAAACGGACTGCCTCGCCTGCGTCCGTCTCGGCTGACGTCAGCGTGAAAATCTCAGGGTAACGGTGCACTGTCACCACGTACAATCCGCCACCGCCTCCGACAATCAGGCCGTGATCCTCCTCATCGGCCTCCAGCGTCAACATGGTGTGCCGCCTGGCATCCAACGACTGAAATGCGCGCTCAACCTGTTCCCAGGTCGGCTCGTCCGTCTCCTCCTCACGATTGCGATTTCCCGACCGGTTATCGACCGACAGCGAAATGACTCGCACATGCCCCTCAGACCACCAACACTCTTTTCCGACACGAGGTCTAACATCGGCTGGTGTACCCGAGCCAAAGTGACGATAGCGCGTATCCAGTCGAACCCTGTTGAAGACATATCCTCCCATGCGGCGTGGCATCACCCCAGTAGCGCTTTGCCTTCTGGGTCGAAAACCGACACGACTTCATTCCCATCAAAAACAACAAGGAACCCGGAAGGCAGCGCGAACGCACGAAGGAGTGAAGGGCGTATCCGCAACATCTGCCAGATGCGCATCCCGACCAGCGGTCCTCGTTCCTTCATCTTCACTACTCCCACGAACCAGCCGGAATCTCCCGCCTCTTCAACCGCTCTTCTCTCCACATAGACACGCTTCTCGTCCAGGCACCCCTCCTCCAGAACCACCTTGTCCCAGAGGTTTGCCTGTTCTGGTTCGACCCCGAACCTGCTGGCGAACTCCAACTGGGCCATCAGCAGTGCGAAGAACGGGGAAACATCATCCCCATCCCCCAGCTCAGCCATCCCTGCAGTGACCGGAGGCCCAATGACCATGTAGTCTTCGCGTTCCCAGATCGAAAAGGGCACTCCACCCAAGTTGAACACCTCCCCGTCCTTGAACTCCTCCCCCTGCGCACTCAGCCGTTCCACCACGGCCAAGAGACCGTCTGCCTGGGCAGCAAACACCTCTGAACAGAAAACCACGAATCGCCTACTGCCCATGCTGCGTCCAAACTCACTCATTCCCCATCCCTTGACGCCTCCGCGGATACCAGGGAGTTGTACCGTCCGTGCAATGCACCTGAAGTCGCCTACTCCTCACCACGCCCTTCTCCCGTTCCACCATCCACCTCGGCGGCGACCTCAGGGCTGGACATGCTCTCGACGACCTTCGTCTCGCCCTGCACCAGGTCGTAGAAGCCCCGTTCCACATCCACCTCGGGTGAGCCGTTACGTGGGGCCTGGACGCGGATGCGCATGTCCCCGACCCGCATCCACCAAGCCCCGTCTCCCACCTGTTCGACATGGAGCCAGTTCTCCACGACCAGTTCCTTGAGGGCCCCCTGGTTCTCAAGGTGCACG
This DNA window, taken from Corallococcus coralloides DSM 2259, encodes the following:
- a CDS encoding Imm1 family immunity protein produces the protein MRVISLSVDNRSGNRNREEETDEPTWEQVERAFQSLDARRHTMLTLEADEEDHGLIVGGGGGLYVVTVHRYPEIFTLTSAETDAGEAVRLTIGGQEGIFAKNLCVGVDQALLAMRRYFETCELERSMRWVAE